The following are encoded in a window of Gossypium raimondii isolate GPD5lz chromosome 13, ASM2569854v1, whole genome shotgun sequence genomic DNA:
- the LOC105781216 gene encoding feruloyl CoA ortho-hydroxylase F6H1-3, with protein sequence MAPTLADPFNDSSALIDFVINQGNGVKGLSELGLKALPKQYIQPFEERMCMTNIVPQGSIPIIDMSNWEDPKVAKSICDAASEWGFFQIVNHDVPVEMLENVKDATYNFFRLPAEVKNKYSKEHSSSNNVRFGTSFTPQAEKALEWKDYLSLFYVSEEEASALWPSICKEQVLDYMKKSEVVIKQLLQVLMKGLYVNEIDEAKESLLMGSMRTNLNYYPKCPNPELTVGVGRHSDVSTLTILLQDEIGGLFVRGNEGDDWIHVPPIKGSLVINVGDALQIMSNGRYRSVEHRVVANGNKNRISVPIFVNPRPVDMIGPLPELVANGEKPIYKQVIYSDYVKHFFRKAHDGKKTVEFAEL encoded by the exons ATGGCTCCAACACTTGCTGATCCATTCAATGATTCTTCTGCTCTCATTGACTTTGTTATTAACCAAGGGAATGGAGTGAAGGGTTTGTCTGAATTGGGTCTTAAAGCCCTTCCTAAGCAATATATCCAACCTTTTGAAGAGAGGATGTGCATGACCAATATCGTACCCCAAGGATCAATTCCCATCATTGATATGTCAAACTGGGAAGATCCCAAAGTAGCAAAATCAATTTGTGATGCTGCTTCGGAATGGGGCTTCTTCCAAATTGTTAATCATGATGTGCCTGTTGAAATGTTGGAGAATGTTAAAGATGCTACTTATAACTTCTTTAGATTACCAGCTGAGGTTAAAAATAAGTATTCCAAGGAACATTCATCTTCAAACAATGTGAGGTTTGGCACAAGTTTTACCCCTCAAGCAGAAAAGGCTCTCGAGTGGAAAGATTATCTCAGCTTGTTTTATGTCTCCGAAGAAGAAGCTTCTGCACTATGGCCTTCTATTTGCAA gGAGCAAGTGTTAGATTACATGAAGAAGTCCGAAGTTGTCATTAAACAACTATTACAAGTGCTAATGAAGGGTCTATATGTCAATGAGATTGATGAGGCAAAAGAATCATTATTGATGGGTTCAATGAGGACTAACCTTAACTACTATCCTAAATGTCCAAACCCTGAACTCACTGTCGGAGTAGGCCGCCACTCTGATGTCTCAACTCTTACAATTCTTCTTCAAGACGAAATTGGGGGACTTTTCGTAAGAGGAAACGAGGGAGATGATTGGATTCATGTTCCTCCAATTAAAGGTTCTCTTGTGATCAATGTTGGAGATGCACTACAAATAATGAGCAATGGAAGGTATAGGAGTGTTGAACATCGTGTGGTCGCTAATGGAAATAAGAACAGAATTTCAGTCCCTATTTTTGTGAATCCAAGACCTGTTGATATGATAGGACCATTGCCTGAACTGGTCGCAAATGGTGAGAAACCAATTTACAAACAAGTTATTTATTCAGATTACGTCAAACATTTCTTTCGTAAAGCACATGACGGGAAGAAAACAGTTGAATTTGCTGAATTATAA
- the LOC105781174 gene encoding feruloyl CoA ortho-hydroxylase F6H1-3 — protein sequence MAPTLADPFNDSSALIDFVINQGNGVKGLSELGLKALPKQYVQPLEERMCMTNIVPQGSIPIIDMSNWEDPNLAKSICDAASEWGFFQIVNHDVPVEVLENVKDATYNFFRLPAEVKNKYSKEHSSSNNVRFGTSFTPQAEKALEWKDYLSLFYVSEEEASALWPSVCREQVLDYMKKSKVVIKQLLQVLMKGLNVNEIDEAKESLLMGSMRTNLNYYPKCPNPELTVGVGRHSDVSTLTILLQDEIGGLFVRGNKGDDWIHVPPIKGSLVINVGDALQIMSNGRYRSVEHRVVANGSKNRISVPIFVNPRPVDMIGPLPELVANGEKPIYKQVLYSDYVKHFFRKAHDGKKTVEFAEL from the exons ATGGCTCCAACACTTGCTGATCCATTCAATGATTCTTCTGCTCTCATTGACTTTGTTATTAACCAAGGGAATGGAGTGAAGGGTTTGTCCGAACTGGGTCTTAAAGCCCTCCCTAAGCAGTATGTCCAACCTTTGGAAGAGAGGATGTGCATGACCAATATTGTACCCCAAGGGTCAATTCCCATCATTGATATGTCAAACTGGGAAGATCCCAACTTAGCGAAATCAATTTGTGATGCTGCGTCGGAATGGGGCTTCTTCCAAATTGTTAATCATGATGTGCCTGTTGAAGTGTTGGAGAATGTTAAAGATGCTACTTATAACTTCTTTAGATTGCCAGCTGAGGTTAAAAATAAGTATTCCAAGGAACATTCATCTTCAAACAATGTGAGGTTTGGTACAAGTTTTACCCCTCAAGCAGAAAAGGCTCTCGAGTGGAAAGATTATCTCAGCTTGTTTTATGTCTCTGAAGAAGAAGCTTCTGCACTATGGCCTTCTGTCTGTAG GGAGCAAGTGTTAGATTACATGAAGAAGTCCAAAGTTGTCATTAAACAACTATTACAGGTGCTAATGAAGGGTCTAAATGTCAATGAGATTGATGAGGCAAAAGAATCATTATTGATGGGTTCAATGAGGACTAACCTTAACTACTATCCTAAATGTCCAAACCCTGAACTCACTGTCGGAGTAGGTCGTCACTCTGATGTCTCAACTCTTACAATTCTTCTTCAAGATGAGATTGGGGGACTTTTCGTAAGAGGAAACAAGGGAGATGATTGGATTCATGTTCCTCCAATTAAAGGTTCTCTTGTGATCAATGTTGGAGATGCACTACAAATAATGAGCAATGGAAGGTATAGGAGTGTTGAACATCGTGTGGTCGCCAATGGAAGTAAGAACAGAATTTCAGTCCCTATTTTTGTGAATCCAAGACCTGTTGATATGATAGGACCATTGCCTGAACTGGTCGCAAATGGTGAGAAACCAATTTACAAACAAGTTCTTTATTCAGATTACGTCAAACATTTCTTTCGTAAAGCACATGACGGGAAGAAAACAGTTGAATTTGCTGAATTATAA
- the LOC105781207 gene encoding feruloyl CoA ortho-hydroxylase F6H1-3: protein MAPTLAVPFNDSSALIDFVINQGNGVKGLSELGLKALPKQYIQPLEERMCMTNIVPQGSIPIIDMSNWEDPKVVKSICDAASEWGFFQIVNHDVPVEVLENVKDATYNFFRSPAEIKNKYSKEHSSSNNVRFGTSFTPQAEKALEWKDYLSLFYVSEEEASTLWPSTCREQVLDYMKKSKVVIKQLLQVLMKGLNVNEIDEAKESLLMGSMRTNLNYYPKCPNPELTVGVGRHSDVSTLTILLQDEIGGLFVRGNEGDDWIHVPPIKGSLVINVGDALQIMSNGRYRSVEHRVVANGSKNRISVPVFVNPRPADMIGPLPELVANGEKPIYKQVLYSDYVKHFFRKAHDGKKTVEFAEL from the exons ATGGCTCCAACACTTGCCGTTCCATTCAATGATTCTTCTGCTCTCATTGACTTTGTTATTAATCAAGGGAATGGAGTGAAGGGCTTATCCGAACTGGGTCTTAAAGCCCTCCCTAAGCAATATATCCAACCTTTGGAAGAGAGGATGTGCATGACCAATATCGTACCCCAAGGATCAATTCCTATCATTGATATGTCAAACTGGGAAGATCCCAAAGTAGTGAAATCAATTTGTGATGCTGCTTCGGAATGGGGCTTCTTTCAAATTGTTAATCATGATGTGCCTGTTGAAGTGTTGGAGAATGTTAAAGATGCTACTTATAACTTCTTTAGATCGCCAGCTGagattaaaaataagtattccAAGGAACATTCATCTTCAAACAATGTGAGGTTTGGCACAAGTTTTACTCCTCAAGCAGAAAAGGCTCTCGAGTGGAAAGATTATCTCAGCTTGTTTTATGTCTCCGAAGAAGAAGCTTCTACACTATGGCCTTCTACTTGCAG GGAGCAAGTGTTAGATTACATGAAGAAGTCTAAAGTTGTCATTAAACAACTATTACAGGTGCTAATGAAGGGTCTAAATGTCAATGAGATTGATGAGGCAAAAGAATCACTATTGATGGGTTCAATGAGGACTAACCTTAACTACTATCCTAAATGTCCAAACCCTGAACTCACTGTCGGAGTAGGTCGTCACTCTGATGTCTCAACTCTTACAATTCTTCTTCAAGATGAAATTGGGGGACTTTTCGTAAGAGGAAACGAGGGAGATGATTGGATTCATGTTCCTCCAATTAAAGGTTCTCTTGTGATCAATGTTGGAGATGCACTACAAATAATGAGCAATGGAAGGTATAGGAGTGTTGAACATCGTGTGGTAGCTAATGGAAGTAAGAACAGAATTTCAGTCCCTGTTTTTGTGAATCCAAGACCTGCTGATATGATAGGACCGTTGCCTGAACTGGTCGCAAATGGTGAGAAACCAATTTACAAACAAGTTCTTTATTCAGATTACGTTAAACATTTCTTTCGTAAAGCACATGACGGGAAGAAAACAGTTGAATTTGCCGAATTATAA